In Trichocoleus desertorum NBK24, the following are encoded in one genomic region:
- a CDS encoding M48 family metalloprotease, translating to MSSSDSSASYQPSTNTLKAGLTALKQGDYSTAISLLEPCANFSPDQVTIPQPTTPTSLQAQIGLVTAYERQGLTEQAIALCQSLTQTPNAQAKAWAEKTLATFVQRYPQFLSAGEPSSSTPDQAAPSILNASDAGFVPLDATSPRKTARTGKLRSRPASVGQGRSPQPSAAPTSPPTAEVAQEVELLESTNPALTAAAETSTEPHEWKQAGRAQKWQPLSKLKLTRFWLLQAGSAIAFFAFALFVLRFSMRATNWLLVKLPFVQPIQLLYRNPTVIFILGVGLMLALLPWLMDALLKFLYGLQPLSTATLATYSPEATKVLNRLPRQKKIATPALRLLPTAAPIALTYGSLPRFARIVVSQGLLEQLADDEIAALYAGEIAHIAHWDFAVMSWAVMLLQIPYTLYWQVATWGDRLEARRKQAQRQNKALFYLFTVLVYIIAAFSSLNYGVYWLLRWPLLWLSRQRLYYSDRLAAEFTGNPNGLTRALLKTAIGVAQDVQQQQQTSYVLEGFNFLAPLDYKTALTVGSFYPAVSFEALLEWDRSNPYRHWLNFNQSHPLLGDRLQLLSSYARHWRLDSELNFANSSQVSTPKLTGRQWLARYGQRLALQGAPFWGLVLGVAIGLGIWLIAAIGEFLGFWNLFWLVGDWAVLIGCVPLGLSLGIFVRINPFFPDITPVTLRATSPLPTLVTNSALIPIDSKPVQLQGNLVGRTGLANWLSQSLILQTDTGLVPLHHTSVLGPLGAFWAFWARSPQPRDLVHQAVTAKGWFHRGATPWIDLETLRTLGGKTSSSNHPLWSTLLAGIAACVGTYILLFIGGY from the coding sequence ATGTCTAGTTCCGACTCCTCCGCATCTTACCAACCCTCTACTAACACGCTCAAAGCAGGCTTAACCGCCTTAAAGCAGGGAGATTACTCCACCGCCATTTCCCTGCTAGAACCTTGTGCTAATTTTTCTCCTGATCAAGTCACAATCCCTCAGCCTACTACCCCAACGAGTTTGCAAGCGCAGATTGGGTTGGTGACGGCTTATGAGCGTCAAGGGTTGACTGAGCAAGCGATCGCCCTCTGCCAGTCCTTGACTCAAACACCTAATGCTCAAGCTAAAGCCTGGGCAGAGAAAACATTAGCGACTTTTGTTCAACGTTATCCACAGTTTTTGTCTGCTGGGGAGCCATCTAGCTCAACACCAGACCAAGCTGCACCCTCCATCCTGAATGCGAGTGATGCTGGCTTTGTCCCCCTGGATGCCACCTCCCCTCGCAAAACGGCTCGAACTGGTAAGTTGCGATCGCGGCCTGCCTCGGTAGGACAAGGGCGATCGCCTCAGCCTAGTGCCGCTCCTACCTCTCCACCAACGGCAGAAGTGGCTCAGGAAGTCGAGCTGTTAGAAAGTACTAATCCAGCTTTAACGGCGGCAGCAGAAACATCAACAGAGCCTCATGAGTGGAAACAAGCAGGTCGGGCGCAAAAGTGGCAACCCCTCAGTAAACTAAAACTCACCCGTTTTTGGCTCTTGCAAGCAGGTAGCGCGATCGCCTTTTTCGCCTTCGCCTTGTTTGTCCTACGGTTCTCTATGCGAGCTACCAATTGGCTATTGGTTAAGCTACCGTTTGTCCAGCCAATTCAACTGCTCTACCGCAATCCAACTGTCATTTTCATCCTCGGAGTGGGGCTGATGCTAGCCTTGCTACCTTGGCTAATGGACGCGCTACTCAAGTTTTTATATGGCTTGCAGCCCCTCTCGACCGCTACCCTAGCTACGTATAGCCCAGAAGCCACCAAAGTCCTGAATCGCCTACCTCGACAAAAGAAGATTGCAACTCCTGCTTTGCGACTTTTGCCCACTGCCGCACCGATCGCTCTCACCTATGGCTCCTTGCCCCGATTTGCCCGCATTGTTGTCAGTCAAGGGCTGCTAGAACAACTGGCAGACGACGAAATTGCGGCCCTCTATGCTGGCGAAATTGCTCACATTGCCCATTGGGATTTTGCTGTGATGTCCTGGGCAGTGATGCTCCTGCAAATTCCCTACACCTTGTACTGGCAAGTAGCTACCTGGGGCGATCGCTTGGAAGCTCGGAGAAAGCAAGCGCAGCGTCAGAACAAAGCCTTGTTTTACCTCTTCACGGTACTGGTCTACATCATTGCTGCCTTTTCCAGCCTCAACTATGGCGTCTATTGGCTACTCCGCTGGCCGCTATTGTGGCTGTCCCGTCAGCGTCTCTACTACAGCGATCGCTTAGCCGCTGAGTTTACAGGCAACCCCAACGGCCTTACCAGAGCTTTACTCAAAACCGCGATCGGGGTGGCGCAAGATGTGCAACAGCAACAACAGACCAGTTATGTTCTCGAAGGCTTCAACTTCCTAGCACCTCTCGATTACAAAACTGCGCTGACAGTCGGTAGCTTCTACCCCGCTGTTTCCTTTGAGGCGCTTCTAGAGTGGGACCGCAGCAACCCCTACCGCCATTGGCTCAATTTCAACCAATCCCATCCTTTATTAGGCGATCGCCTGCAACTCCTCAGTTCTTACGCTCGTCACTGGCGACTGGACTCTGAGCTAAACTTTGCCAATTCCAGTCAAGTCTCCACTCCTAAACTAACGGGGCGGCAATGGCTAGCTCGCTATGGACAACGCCTAGCCCTCCAAGGTGCTCCGTTCTGGGGCCTTGTACTCGGAGTCGCGATCGGACTGGGGATTTGGTTAATTGCTGCGATCGGTGAGTTCTTGGGCTTTTGGAATCTATTTTGGTTGGTAGGGGATTGGGCTGTTCTCATTGGTTGTGTACCGTTGGGATTAAGCTTAGGGATTTTTGTTCGCATCAATCCGTTCTTTCCAGACATTACTCCCGTTACTCTCCGAGCCACATCTCCACTCCCAACACTGGTCACTAACTCTGCCCTGATTCCTATTGACAGCAAACCTGTGCAACTCCAAGGCAACCTAGTGGGGCGGACAGGACTAGCTAATTGGCTCAGCCAAAGCTTGATTCTGCAAACCGACACGGGGTTAGTACCGCTTCATCACACTTCAGTCCTAGGGCCGCTGGGGGCATTTTGGGCGTTTTGGGCGCGATCGCCACAGCCTCGTGACTTGGTTCATCAAGCCGTAACTGCTAAAGGTTGGTTCCATCGTGGCGCTACCCCTTGGATTGATCTAGAAACCCTACGAACCCTTGGGGGTAAAACTAGTTCTAGTAACCATCCACTTTGGTCTACTCTGCTGGCTGGGATAGCCGCCTGTGTCGGTACTTATATCCTGTTATTTATTGGTGGATACTAG
- the prfC gene encoding peptide chain release factor 3, whose product MSTDSLALDQSAQDKSLQVELETEIERRRNFAIISHPDAGKTTLTEKLLLYGGAIHEAGAVKARRAQRKATSDWMEMEQQRGISITSTVLQFAYKDCHINLLDTPGHQDFSEDTYRTLAAADNAVMLVDAAKGLEPQTRKLFEVCKLRALPIFTFINKLDRPGREPLELLDEIEQELGLQTYAVNWPIGMGDRFRGVFDRREQKIHLFERSAHGSREASVTTVDLGDPRIEELLEQELYYQLKEDLEVIEGVGPELDLELVHQGKMTPVFFGSAMTNFGVEPFLNAFLDYALKPGPHHSTVGEVEPTYPEFSGFVFKLQANMDPRHRDRIAFVRVCSGKFEKDMTVNHARSGKTVRLSRPQKLFAQERESIDAAYPGDVIGLNNPGAFAIGDTIYLGQKLEYEGIPCFSPELFAYLKNPNPSKFKQFHKGVSELREEGAVQIMFSADEAKRDPILAAVGQLQFEVVQFRLQNEYNVETQIELLPYSVARWVTGGWDALQKVGRLFNTVTVKDSWGRPVLLFRNEWNCQQVEGEHPELKLSTIAPVVSGQEPIST is encoded by the coding sequence ATGTCCACTGATTCCCTTGCCCTTGACCAATCGGCTCAAGACAAATCGCTTCAAGTTGAGTTGGAGACAGAGATTGAACGTCGTCGCAATTTTGCGATTATCTCTCACCCAGACGCGGGCAAAACCACTCTAACCGAGAAGCTATTGCTGTATGGAGGTGCGATTCACGAGGCGGGAGCGGTCAAGGCCCGACGTGCCCAGCGCAAGGCCACCTCAGACTGGATGGAAATGGAGCAACAGCGGGGAATTTCGATCACCTCGACCGTGTTGCAGTTTGCTTACAAAGACTGTCACATCAACCTGCTGGACACGCCGGGACACCAAGACTTTAGTGAAGACACCTATCGCACCTTAGCCGCCGCTGACAATGCCGTGATGTTAGTCGATGCAGCCAAAGGTTTGGAACCGCAGACTCGTAAGCTGTTTGAAGTTTGTAAGCTGCGAGCGCTGCCTATTTTTACCTTTATCAACAAGCTCGATCGCCCTGGACGTGAACCGCTGGAACTGCTGGATGAAATTGAGCAAGAACTAGGCTTGCAAACCTATGCGGTCAACTGGCCGATTGGCATGGGCGATCGCTTTAGAGGCGTGTTTGATCGACGGGAGCAAAAAATTCACCTATTCGAGCGCAGTGCTCACGGTAGCCGAGAGGCAAGTGTAACAACTGTAGATTTGGGCGACCCCCGAATTGAGGAGCTACTAGAACAAGAACTCTACTACCAGCTCAAAGAAGATCTAGAAGTGATTGAGGGGGTAGGGCCAGAGCTAGATCTAGAGCTGGTACACCAAGGCAAAATGACGCCCGTGTTCTTTGGCAGCGCCATGACCAACTTTGGGGTGGAGCCGTTCTTGAATGCTTTCTTGGACTATGCCCTCAAGCCTGGGCCTCATCACAGTACGGTGGGTGAGGTGGAGCCTACCTATCCAGAGTTTTCAGGTTTTGTCTTCAAGCTGCAAGCCAACATGGACCCCAGACACCGCGATCGCATCGCTTTTGTGCGGGTGTGCTCTGGCAAGTTTGAAAAAGATATGACCGTGAACCATGCTCGTTCGGGTAAAACCGTGCGCTTGTCTCGTCCCCAAAAGCTGTTTGCTCAAGAACGCGAATCGATCGATGCCGCTTACCCCGGCGATGTAATCGGTCTTAACAACCCTGGAGCGTTCGCGATCGGGGACACCATTTATCTGGGTCAAAAGCTAGAGTACGAAGGGATTCCTTGTTTCTCACCCGAACTCTTTGCTTACCTCAAGAACCCCAACCCCTCCAAATTTAAGCAGTTCCACAAAGGTGTGTCGGAGCTGCGGGAAGAAGGAGCGGTGCAGATCATGTTCTCGGCAGATGAAGCCAAGCGTGACCCGATCTTGGCAGCCGTTGGGCAACTGCAATTTGAAGTAGTACAGTTCCGGTTGCAAAACGAATACAACGTGGAAACCCAGATAGAACTGCTACCTTACAGCGTGGCTCGTTGGGTGACAGGTGGCTGGGACGCTTTGCAAAAAGTGGGTCGCTTGTTTAATACCGTCACGGTGAAAGATTCTTGGGGCCGTCCTGTGCTGCTCTTCCGTAACGAGTGGAACTGCCAGCAAGTCGAAGGCGAGCACCCGGAGTTAAAATTGAGCACGATCGCTCCCGTAGTTTCTGGGCAAGAACCCATCTCCACTTGA
- a CDS encoding DUF4870 domain-containing protein, which translates to MYDTDKRKLLSAVAHASIFFSAALVSIGVPIAILFASDDPVVKENAKEAINFHINIWLWGVIIGVLSWILIGLLLVPFYFLAHWGLAIWAITTSLSNTDHAFRYPFIFRLV; encoded by the coding sequence ATGTACGACACGGATAAGCGGAAATTATTATCGGCAGTAGCGCATGCTTCGATCTTTTTTAGCGCTGCTTTGGTATCGATTGGTGTGCCGATCGCGATTTTGTTTGCTTCTGATGACCCCGTGGTGAAGGAAAACGCCAAGGAAGCCATTAACTTTCACATTAATATTTGGCTGTGGGGAGTAATTATCGGCGTTCTCTCCTGGATTTTGATCGGCTTGCTCTTAGTGCCTTTCTACTTCCTGGCTCATTGGGGATTGGCGATTTGGGCGATCACGACTTCGCTGAGCAATACTGACCACGCATTCCGCTATCCCTTCATCTTCCGATTGGTCTAG
- a CDS encoding GDSL-type esterase/lipase family protein, protein MGDLCLLVADVLVKSQLAKTAAPEIPQLGYLFGADDLAKAQTVALASPQVTTGVEFGAPEFSQPGCQPQLATQIGAAQVGAAQMGAIAPSQQFATEIRAQEDNLIDSLLNDQQDSRQVAKVSPALIPNFTDIPQAQALAPQSGNQLYRQRLEALRAGTLYTRLASDSFYSAWSQAQAKPSYTQWKQLLALEARAVARGQGDNRLSVVVGDSLSLWFPSQRLPEGQLWLNQGISGDTTGGILQRLSAFAQTRPDTIYVMAGINDLRRGHSDQLVLNNLRQIMRQLHQKHPGAEVVVQSILPTRYAAIPSSRIRSLNQRIAAIAQQEKVSFLDLYPYFTDTQDHLNRALTTDGLHLNPRGYQVWQVALQQTESQLKIARYQRLTATAVSGTAVR, encoded by the coding sequence ATGGGCGATCTTTGTCTGTTGGTTGCTGATGTCTTAGTGAAGAGCCAGTTAGCCAAAACCGCAGCACCAGAAATACCTCAGCTTGGCTACCTATTTGGAGCAGACGATTTAGCCAAAGCTCAAACGGTTGCTTTAGCTTCACCCCAAGTCACCACCGGAGTTGAATTTGGTGCCCCGGAATTTAGCCAACCCGGATGTCAGCCTCAACTTGCAACTCAGATAGGGGCGGCTCAGGTGGGAGCGGCTCAGATGGGAGCGATCGCACCTAGCCAACAATTTGCGACCGAAATTCGCGCTCAAGAAGACAACCTGATCGACTCTCTTCTGAATGACCAGCAGGACAGTAGGCAGGTGGCTAAAGTTAGTCCCGCTTTGATTCCTAACTTCACCGATATACCGCAGGCTCAAGCTTTGGCTCCGCAATCGGGGAACCAACTTTATCGCCAAAGACTAGAAGCGCTAAGAGCAGGCACCCTTTACACTCGCCTTGCCAGTGATAGCTTTTACTCAGCTTGGTCTCAAGCACAGGCCAAACCCAGCTACACCCAGTGGAAGCAACTGCTAGCGCTAGAAGCCAGAGCTGTCGCACGAGGCCAAGGAGACAATCGCCTTTCGGTCGTTGTGGGAGACTCACTTAGCCTTTGGTTTCCTTCGCAACGTTTGCCAGAAGGTCAACTGTGGCTGAATCAGGGGATTTCGGGTGACACCACAGGCGGTATTCTTCAAAGACTTTCGGCGTTTGCTCAAACTCGCCCTGACACCATTTATGTGATGGCTGGCATTAATGATCTGCGTCGAGGCCATAGCGACCAACTTGTTCTGAATAACTTACGCCAAATTATGCGACAGCTCCATCAGAAGCATCCTGGAGCTGAGGTTGTGGTGCAGTCCATTTTGCCGACTCGCTATGCTGCAATTCCCAGCAGTCGAATTCGTAGCTTGAATCAGCGCATTGCCGCGATCGCCCAACAAGAAAAAGTAAGTTTTCTAGATCTGTACCCCTATTTCACTGACACCCAAGATCACCTGAATCGAGCCTTGACCACTGATGGGTTGCACTTAAATCCACGCGGTTATCAAGTTTGGCAAGTAGCGCTCCAGCAAACCGAATCTCAGCTCAAAATTGCTCGCTACCAACGCTTAACGGCTACGGCTGTCTCCGGGACTGCGGTGAGGTAA
- a CDS encoding sulfurtransferase, producing the protein MASHPVISAAWLHDHLNDPQVVVVDCRFALMQPELGQQQYQTSHIPGAYYLDLNRDLSSPVKQHGGRHPLPDPEEFAAKLRAIGVNSDLNGPTLVVAYDDSRLAFASRLWWLLRYFGHSHVAVLDGGFTAWQAADYPVTAEVPTPQAGNFAPQPQPEQVVDINVVKARKDVPNVILVDSREGDRYRGEREPIDPVAGHIPGAVNYPWQEVTNEQGYLRPVAEQRDRWTEVASAEEILVYCGSGVTACVNLLSLELAGIDQGKLYAGSWSDWCSYLEEGRLRDEG; encoded by the coding sequence ATGGCGTCCCATCCTGTTATATCCGCTGCGTGGCTTCACGACCATCTCAACGATCCGCAAGTCGTGGTTGTAGATTGTCGCTTTGCGCTGATGCAACCTGAGCTGGGACAGCAACAGTACCAAACTAGCCACATTCCCGGCGCTTACTATCTAGATCTCAATCGCGACTTGTCGAGTCCGGTGAAACAACACGGTGGACGGCACCCACTCCCAGATCCAGAAGAGTTTGCTGCCAAGTTACGAGCGATTGGGGTTAATTCCGATCTAAATGGGCCAACTTTGGTCGTGGCTTACGATGACTCCCGCTTAGCTTTTGCCTCTCGCCTTTGGTGGCTACTGCGCTACTTCGGGCACAGCCATGTCGCAGTTTTGGATGGCGGTTTTACAGCGTGGCAAGCGGCAGACTATCCTGTCACCGCCGAGGTGCCAACACCTCAAGCAGGCAACTTTGCCCCACAGCCGCAGCCTGAGCAAGTTGTTGATATTAATGTTGTCAAAGCTCGTAAAGATGTTCCAAATGTGATTTTGGTGGATTCGCGCGAAGGCGATCGCTACCGAGGGGAACGTGAACCGATTGACCCAGTGGCGGGCCATATTCCCGGTGCAGTAAATTACCCCTGGCAAGAAGTCACCAACGAACAAGGCTATTTGCGACCTGTAGCCGAGCAGCGCGATCGCTGGACTGAAGTAGCTTCAGCCGAAGAAATTTTGGTTTACTGCGGCTCTGGTGTGACAGCCTGCGTCAATTTACTGTCGCTAGAACTCGCAGGCATTGATCAAGGCAAACTCTACGCTGGCAGTTGGAGTGACTGGTGTTCTTATTTAGAAGAAGGAAGGCTGAGGGATGAAGGATGA